A window of Cryptomeria japonica chromosome 3, Sugi_1.0, whole genome shotgun sequence contains these coding sequences:
- the LOC131079998 gene encoding uncharacterized protein LOC131079998 — MEVSRDHPTPYPGKTRPRVSVRSSIKIQENKTLTETNSLTTFSSKRQENGLSVSKSVNVLDLSTKEKPFKSRRGLPVPSKCAIVVSKTESKELPLAVSDRNCNSSKPFLHQSALALKTEKILAVETKVKSSKKERSVSFEDFSIRSQIKDNASNKDALLTPTVPINSTVPVTPEHPSHGHGSKLNMLTSASYWLDQIKISESAGKHAISLGFFTLALESAAEPLQRLHDELKEYALKNNLLEFGELARDVMQRYGVLEEIMSADSSGKPAELDANTEVPFSEPKGFMSAIHEMSSVSTDNGENNSIGETTMNAKVDCPSIVETGGLSRESEFKNVTNSFSEESKVFHLKTDKDVAQEDDNIKESLNNKSREVLSGLMGSKAQVLSKEHLMEGKAIGNEYVQQSILNQKSCIENRNLNETEKVVSVSLSKTSGTVLDKKNAIGKGTRSRTMPGTVSQSYTRKSSKLNFAEKAGAPKVLRSTTRHSCTIITSTKKEECARKNTRQDDKKGTPLNEFSPSDPSSSGNGEDGNRDNQPFQKTDQVDQCKDIKGFASEHIENPESRPNNSASEGSGFDILNMSVDTLMDEVVLCIMSSMDDCTDSPTQVQGCTVNSLEDNIADTVESNSRDKIMSPSTSSIPDIIQPFGIVLETYSDIMGSSIPRTEVAADHVKEEMREDLDDISCTKNNAKELGADISCILEEEQEKCFQNGANETVQLGAENDTIEQVGKVELRKSKPHVTKSKFQGSKAVTGKGSLKNDQNKVIGNSNKENINDNFCGVPSIQTGSSGNLGKEVKARDASNEGNCQNPGNCTPGSIRRSTRLRGRAAS, encoded by the exons ATGGAGGTATCCAGAGATCATCCTACGCCCTATCCAG GTAAAACTAGGCCACGAGTATCTGTCAGATCATCTATCAAGATTCAAGAAAACAAAACGTTAACAGAGACGAATAGCTTGACAACATTTTCTTCAAAAAG GCAGGAGAATGGTTTAAGTGTCAGTAAGAGTGTAAACGTCTTGGATTTGTCAACAAAGGAAAAGCCCTTTAAGTCTAGGAGAGGATTGCCTGTTCCATCTAAATGTGCCATTGTAGTTTCAAAGACTGAAAGTAAAGAGTTACCCTTAGCAGTATCAGATAGAAACTGCAACTCTTCAAagccatttcttcatcaaagtgcCTTGGCATTGAAAACTGAGAAAATTTTGGCAGTTGAAACCAAAGTAAAGTCCTCCAAAAAAGAGCGTTCAGTTTCATTTGAAGATTTTTCAATAAGGAGTCAAATCAAGGACAATGCTTCAAATAAGGATGCACTATTGACACCTACCGTGCCTATTAACTCAACGGTTCCAGTAACACCTGAGCATCCAAGCCATGGGCATGGAAGTAAACTCAACATGCTTACGTCAGCTTCATACTGGTTGGACCAAATTAAGATCTCAGAATCTGCTGGAAAGCATGCCATTTCTCTTGGGTTTTTCACACTTGCACTGGAATCTGCTGCCGAG CCCTTGCAGAGGCTTCATGACGAGCTAAAAGAGTATGCACTAAAAAATAATTTGCTAGAATTTGGAGAGCTTGCAAGGGATGTTATGCAGAGGTATGGTGTATTGGAAGAGATTATGTCAGCTGACAGTAGTGGGAAACCAGCAGAGTTAGATGCTAATACTGAAGTACCCTTTTCAGAGCCTAAGGGGTTTATGTCAGCTATCCATGAGATGTCCTCTGTTAGTACTGATAATGGAGAAAATAATTCCATTGGTGAAACTACAATGAATGCCAAGGTTGATTGCCCATCCATAGTAGAGACTGGGGGATTGTCGAGAGAGTCTGAGTTTAAAAATGTTACCAATTCTTTTTCTGAGGAATCTAAAGTTTTTCATTTGAAGACGGACAAAGATGTTGCACAGGAAGATGACAACATCAaagaatctctcaataacaaatcAAGGGAAGTGCTGTCAGGACTAATGGGCTCAAAAGCACAGGTCCTATCCAAGGAACATTTGATGGAAGGGAAAGCTATTGGCAACGAGTATGTTCAGCAGTCAATCTTGAATCAAAAGTCTTGCATTGAAAATAGGAATCTGAATGAAACAGAAAAAGTTGTATCCGTGTCTTTGTCAAAGACTAGCGGAACTGTTTTAGACAAGAAAAATGCCATTGGAAAGGGTACTAGATCTAGAACCATGCCTGGAACAGTATCACAGTCGTATACAAGGAAATCATCGAAACTAAACTTTGCAGAAAAGGCTGGTGCTCCGAAAGTGCTCAGATCTACAACTAGGCACTCCTGCACTATAATTACGAGTACAAAAAAGGAAGAATGTGCAAGGAAGAACACCAGGCAAGATGATAAGAAAGGGACTCCCTTGAATGAATTTTCTCCTTCAG ATCCATCCTCTTCTGGTAATGGAGAAGACGGGAACAGAGACAATCAG CCTTTTCAAAAAACGGACCAAGTTGATCAATGCAAAGACATTAAGGGCTTTGCTTCGG AACACATTGAAAACCCAGAAAGCAGACCAAATAACTCAGCTTCAGAAGGCAGTGGTTTTGATATTCTAAATATGAGTGTAGATACGTTGATGGATGAAGTAGTTTTGTGCATAATGTCGAGTATGGATGATTGCACAGACTCCCCAACACAAGTACAGGGGTGTACTGTAAATTCTTtggaggacaatattgcagacacTGTTGAAAGTAATTCAAGAGATAAGATCATGTCACCATCTACATCAAGTATTCCAGACATTATTCAACCTTTTGGGATTGTCCTTGAAACCTACAGTGATATTATGGGTTCAAGCATCCCAAGGACCGAGGTAGCTGCTGACCACGTCAAGGAAGAGATGCGTGAAGATTTGGATGACATTTCTTGTACTAAGAATAATGCGAAAGAATTAGGTGCAGACATTTCCTGTATTTTAGAGGAAGAACAAGAAAAATGCTTTCAAAATGGTGCAAATG AGACTGTACAATTGGGAGCAGAAAATGACACGATTGAGCAAGTTGGGAAAGTTGAGCTGAGAAAGTCTAAACCTCATGTTACGAAATCGAAATTTCAGGGAAGTAAAGCAGTTACTGGGAAAGGAAGCCTAAAAAATGACCAAAATAAAGTTATCGGCAATtcaaacaaagaaaacataaaTGACAATTTTTGTGGAGTGCCTTCAATTCAGACTGGAAGCAGTGGCAATCTTGGCAAAGAA GTAAAAGCTCGGGACGCATCCAATGAGGGCAATTGTCAAAATCCTGGAAATTGTACTCCTG GATCAATCAGACGTTCCACGAGACTGAGAGGACGTGCAGCTAGTTGA